The genomic window TAGTAGGTTTTTCTGGgaggttgttgttgttgtggtttTTGGTTCTGGCCACCAAGTAATGGCTCTTTTCTTGGGGATGGGACGGTAGTTGCTCCTCTTTTGTTGTTACTGCCACTGCTCTTGTAGTGGATACCTAAGCCTAAGGCAGTACCGAGGAGTACGGCAATACCAGAAGCAATGGAGGAGATCATCATGATCTTTtggtttctcttttttctttcagcTGGAGATAAATTCTTGTATCCACCGGCTTTCTTTGCTTCGACAACATTATTGTAGAAGCTTGGGGCAATGAAGTTGACTGCTAACAAAGCAGCAATGAGGTATAATACTTTAGtgattttcattttgtataaagggggggaggaggatTGGGAtggattataaaaatataaattagtAAAAATGCGCAAAAGCAACAAAGTcgaaaaaagagcaaaataggatttttttttggttataTTTAGGATAAACGCGTTATAAAGGTTTAGGCGCTTTTGtgttaaattttaaaatgttcgataaaatataatttttcattaaaaaacaaggtacaaaaattaaagtttataattttattttttttggaatttaAGAATTTATAgaaaacttttaaaaaatatttttaaaaaataaaaattaaatatatatatcttgATTACGTTTTCTAATTTTGTTATATAAAGTTCTAATATCAATTTATAATAgtttttcataaaaattttttaggtGCGGTTAGATTTTTATGGCTATAATTAAAAGCGCGTATTATAGagataatttcttcttaataaaaaaaaaaaaaaaaaaacattttaatcTACTTATCTATAAAA from Plasmodium coatneyi strain Hackeri chromosome 12, complete sequence includes these protein-coding regions:
- a CDS encoding Early transcribed membrane protein produces the protein MKITKVLYLIAALLAVNFIAPSFYNNVVEAKKAGGYKNLSPAERKKRNQKIMMISSIASGIAVLLGTALGLGIHYKSSGSNNKRGATTVPSPRKEPLLGGQNQKPQQQQPPRKTY